From Nitrosopumilus zosterae, the proteins below share one genomic window:
- a CDS encoding aconitase X swivel domain-containing protein — protein MKVLVAGKVEGTVLKSENPINFLGTVDKKTGIISDNNHDLFGKSIKDAILVFPSGVGSSVGAYTIYSIKSNKSAPLAMICKKADLTVATGCALANILLITISDKEFDSIKDGMRISLDTDSSNPIQNQ, from the coding sequence ATGAAAGTTCTAGTTGCGGGAAAAGTAGAAGGGACTGTTTTAAAATCTGAAAATCCAATTAATTTCCTAGGAACAGTGGACAAAAAGACTGGAATAATTAGTGATAACAACCATGATTTGTTTGGCAAATCAATTAAAGATGCAATTCTTGTATTTCCATCGGGAGTGGGCAGTAGCGTTGGTGCCTATACTATTTATTCAATAAAATCAAACAAATCTGCACCCCTTGCAATGATTTGTAAAAAGGCAGATCTCACAGTAGCTACTGGATGTGCACTGGCAAATATTCTATTAATAACAATTTCAGATAAAGAATTTGACTCTATTAAAGATGGAATGAGAATATCTCTGGATACTGATTCTTCTAATCCAATTCAGAATCAGTGA
- the cbiT gene encoding precorrin-6Y C5,15-methyltransferase (decarboxylating) subunit CbiT, whose protein sequence is MWNYKTPGIPDEYFERTENVPITKEEVRTIQISKARLKPGQTIYDIGCGSGSISVEAGFQIESTGKVLAIDHDENAIELTKKNMKKFGLSNISVIFGDAKEKIKDLEEADVIFIGGTGGDTRDIVELSENKLKSGGRIVIGIILIETLYSVLQILDKLQFESIDITQVTISKSRKTSTGTMMLARNPVTIISATRV, encoded by the coding sequence ATGTGGAATTACAAAACGCCTGGAATTCCTGATGAATATTTTGAGAGAACAGAAAATGTTCCAATCACAAAAGAAGAAGTAAGAACTATACAAATCAGCAAAGCTAGATTAAAACCAGGCCAAACAATTTATGATATTGGATGCGGAAGCGGTTCTATATCTGTTGAAGCTGGCTTTCAAATAGAATCAACAGGCAAGGTATTAGCAATTGATCATGATGAGAATGCAATAGAACTAACAAAAAAAAATATGAAAAAATTTGGATTATCAAATATTTCAGTAATATTTGGAGATGCCAAAGAAAAGATAAAAGATCTTGAAGAGGCTGATGTAATATTTATCGGAGGTACTGGAGGCGATACCAGAGATATAGTTGAACTTTCTGAGAACAAGCTAAAATCAGGCGGCAGAATTGTAATTGGTATTATTCTAATTGAGACACTCTATTCCGTACTGCAAATATTAGATAAATTACAGTTTGAGTCAATTGATATCACCCAAGTAACCATATCCAAGAGTCGAAAGACTAGTACCGGAACTATGATGCTTGCAAGAAATCCTGTCACCATAATTTCTGCTACTAGAGTGTAA
- the sat gene encoding sulfate adenylyltransferase, translated as MSEGNSIKPHGGILVNRIAKVDPTGLFSITITEDLANDVENIADGIFSPLEGFLGKQDFESVVSRGRLANDLAWTIPIVLDVDEQTASKMKESGDVLLKNPDGVGVAVLHVDETYSLDKEKFVQGVYGTNDNSHPGVAKTMSMQDYLVGGKIDYIQRPSDTEIRENRLTPKQTREAFAKAGWKTICAFQTRNPPHVAHEMLQKTSITTRDGVFVNPIIGKKKSGDFVDEVIVKCYETMIKLYYPENRCILGTLHTEMKYAGPKEAIHHAIMRQNYGCTHIIIGRDHAGVGTFYDPFAAQKIFSDYPELEIAPVFFPPFFYCRKCLTYTTPKACPHGDDDKEQISGTKLREMIQNGQAPSEFILRPEVAKVILDHPKPFVD; from the coding sequence ATGTCAGAAGGCAACTCGATTAAACCGCATGGTGGAATACTGGTAAATAGAATTGCTAAAGTTGATCCTACTGGACTATTCTCAATAACAATTACAGAAGATCTTGCAAATGATGTTGAAAACATTGCCGATGGAATATTCAGCCCACTTGAGGGATTTTTAGGAAAACAAGACTTTGAAAGTGTTGTTTCAAGAGGAAGACTGGCAAATGATTTAGCTTGGACCATACCCATAGTTCTTGATGTTGATGAGCAAACTGCTTCTAAAATGAAAGAATCAGGTGATGTATTATTAAAAAACCCAGATGGAGTTGGAGTTGCAGTTTTACATGTAGATGAAACATATTCTCTTGATAAGGAAAAATTTGTGCAAGGAGTGTATGGTACAAATGATAACTCACATCCGGGTGTTGCAAAGACAATGTCAATGCAAGATTATTTGGTTGGCGGCAAGATTGATTATATTCAAAGACCTAGTGATACTGAAATTAGAGAAAATAGATTAACTCCAAAACAGACACGAGAAGCCTTTGCAAAGGCAGGATGGAAGACAATTTGTGCATTTCAAACCAGAAATCCTCCACATGTAGCACATGAAATGCTACAAAAAACATCAATTACTACACGGGATGGCGTATTTGTAAATCCAATTATTGGAAAGAAAAAATCAGGCGATTTTGTTGATGAAGTCATTGTAAAATGCTATGAGACCATGATAAAGTTGTACTATCCAGAAAACAGATGTATTTTAGGAACTTTACACACTGAGATGAAATATGCAGGTCCAAAAGAAGCGATTCATCATGCAATAATGAGGCAAAACTATGGATGCACACACATCATTATTGGACGAGATCATGCGGGTGTAGGAACATTCTATGATCCATTTGCTGCACAAAAAATCTTCTCTGATTATCCGGAATTAGAAATTGCTCCTGTATTTTTTCCACCATTCTTCTATTGTAGAAAATGTCTAACATACACAACTCCAAAAGCATGTCCACATGGTGATGATGATAAAGAGCAAATTAGTGGAACCAAATTAAGAGAAATGATTCAAAACGGTCAAGCACCTTCTGAATTTATTCTAAGACCCGAAGTTGCTAAAGTTATTTTAGATCATCCTAAACCTTTTGTTGATTAG
- a CDS encoding Snf7 family protein: MPNFDKTWAHQETQSVTGKLREAVKPQGALKPRIQTAVNKLQVQISKMDSMLGKLHERDAQLFQRVVTAMQQHDTSTSRVLSNELAEIRKVTKMLGNARMSLEQVQLRLTTIHDLGDAMVAIGPAMSTMKGLKSSLGRFMPEADSELNSMTQTLNGLMMDSLAGDSFSMESAASNEETEKILQEASAVAEQQIGDRFPSVPTSTGLSSQSSTTTFE; encoded by the coding sequence ATGCCAAACTTCGATAAAACTTGGGCTCATCAAGAGACCCAAAGCGTAACTGGCAAACTCCGTGAAGCAGTAAAGCCTCAAGGTGCATTAAAACCACGAATTCAAACTGCAGTGAATAAACTACAGGTCCAAATATCAAAAATGGATTCTATGTTAGGAAAGCTGCATGAAAGAGATGCGCAACTCTTTCAACGTGTGGTAACCGCAATGCAACAACATGATACTAGCACAAGTAGAGTTTTGTCCAACGAATTAGCTGAAATTCGTAAAGTTACAAAGATGCTCGGCAATGCAAGAATGTCATTAGAACAAGTCCAACTAAGACTGACAACTATTCACGATCTTGGTGATGCAATGGTAGCAATTGGACCAGCGATGTCTACAATGAAGGGATTGAAGTCATCACTAGGAAGATTCATGCCAGAAGCTGATTCAGAATTGAATAGTATGACACAGACACTTAATGGACTCATGATGGATTCACTTGCAGGAGACTCGTTTAGCATGGAGTCTGCCGCTTCAAATGAAGAAACCGAAAAGATTCTACAGGAAGCATCTGCAGTAGCTGAGCAACAGATTGGTGATAGATTTCCATCTGTACCAACTTCCACCGGACTTTCGTCTCAAAGCTCTACAACAACGTTTGAGTAG
- a CDS encoding endonuclease III domain-containing protein → MEKILRGMTDTMNSVKPPRITALQDLHDAETGPFSILIGTILSARTKDEATTKAVKALFSKYKNPKELAKAKIKDVEKIIKSIGFYHVKSKRIIEVAKIIDKKYKGKVPDNLDTLVQLPGVGRKTANCVLVYAFEKPAIPVDIHVHRISNRLGLVDTKNPEETEQELMKKIQKKYWIDINDTFVMYGQNICKPISPMCDVCKIKKMCKYYKSKNVS, encoded by the coding sequence ATGGAAAAAATTCTTCGTGGAATGACTGATACAATGAATTCTGTAAAGCCACCAAGAATTACAGCATTACAAGATCTTCATGATGCAGAAACTGGTCCATTTAGCATTCTAATTGGAACAATACTTTCAGCTAGAACCAAAGACGAAGCTACAACAAAGGCTGTAAAAGCATTATTCTCAAAGTACAAAAATCCAAAAGAACTAGCAAAGGCGAAAATAAAGGACGTAGAGAAAATAATAAAATCAATTGGATTCTATCATGTAAAATCAAAAAGAATCATAGAAGTTGCAAAAATTATTGATAAAAAATACAAAGGAAAAGTTCCAGATAATCTAGATACTTTGGTGCAGCTGCCAGGAGTTGGAAGAAAGACTGCAAATTGTGTTCTAGTATATGCATTTGAAAAGCCCGCAATTCCAGTTGATATTCATGTTCATAGAATCTCAAACAGATTAGGATTGGTGGATACCAAAAATCCAGAGGAGACAGAGCAGGAACTAATGAAGAAAATTCAAAAAAAATATTGGATAGACATTAATGATACGTTTGTAATGTATGGTCAAAATATCTGTAAACCAATTTCTCCAATGTGTGATGTATGCAAGATTAAAAAAATGTGCAAGTATTACAAATCTAAGAACGTTTCTTAG
- the cobI gene encoding precorrin-2 C(20)-methyltransferase, with protein sequence MPGLIGIGVGPGDPELLTVKAVNAINNADIIMCPASKEDRPSIALSVVSSLIDKSKNQQIVKLIFPMTKDKDILEQTWKKNAKIMAETVLSGKNVVYLTVGDPYLYSTWIYMHKDLKENYPDMEISVIPGIVSMFTFASKVGVSIAEGAEKVAIIPSCYDLSSVKEIAKNSETMVFLKDGRYFDQVIQVLKESGFPDDSIFAIGQDLGTDHEIIRKLTLGEVNDDTLTTKYFSILVVKRV encoded by the coding sequence ATGCCTGGATTAATTGGAATTGGTGTTGGTCCTGGGGATCCAGAATTACTTACAGTCAAGGCAGTAAATGCAATAAATAATGCAGACATCATCATGTGTCCAGCTTCTAAAGAGGACAGACCCAGCATTGCGTTGTCAGTTGTTTCATCATTAATTGATAAATCAAAAAATCAACAAATTGTAAAACTAATCTTTCCAATGACTAAAGACAAGGATATTCTGGAGCAGACATGGAAAAAAAATGCAAAGATAATGGCTGAAACTGTTTTGTCAGGAAAAAATGTGGTATATCTTACAGTAGGTGATCCATATTTGTACAGCACTTGGATATACATGCACAAGGATCTCAAAGAAAATTATCCCGACATGGAGATTAGTGTGATTCCTGGAATTGTTTCCATGTTTACATTTGCATCAAAGGTAGGTGTAAGTATTGCTGAAGGTGCAGAAAAAGTTGCAATAATTCCATCATGCTATGATCTGTCAAGTGTAAAAGAAATTGCAAAGAATTCTGAGACTATGGTATTTTTAAAAGACGGAAGGTACTTTGATCAGGTGATTCAAGTTCTAAAGGAATCTGGATTTCCCGATGACTCTATCTTTGCAATAGGGCAAGATCTTGGAACAGACCATGAAATTATTCGGAAACTTACATTGGGTGAAGTAAATGATGATACATTAACTACAAAATATTTCTCAATCTTGGTGGTAAAGCGTGTCTGA
- the rqcH gene encoding ribosome rescue protein RqcH, whose protein sequence is MTLSGIELRYLVNQISEQVQDYYISNIYGITKDSILFKLHHTEKSDLFMMISTSGVWLTKVKIDQMEPNRLLKRLRSDLLRLKLKKIEQIGAERIAYFTFEGFGKEFVLVGEFFGDGNILLCNNDMKILALQHSIEVRHRKLSVGLDYVQPPTSGTDIFNISESDFEDLKTTDLVCAKWFGRTLGLPKKYVEGIFEISNVDGKKIGNLLTAEETKRIFDTTKKIVSDIVSGNHDPIIVRNGKAEVLPVRLGKMEGEVIKANSFIEGLDTVFTENIVEKGKSIQSSGSDKKIKELETQISEQEKAIETVKERSKNITNVANSLFEMVSHGIVSIEDNSAHKILANNNAKLITEKGIPLIVIQDEKIKINTKAPLQSIASVLFNEAKKQSGAIKSIQEIKERTMKKLEKLQNKTESEKDITVISEIRKKNWYERYRWFFTSDDLLAIGGRDAASNSAVVRKHLVKNDKIFHGDIFGSPFFILKEAQNAPDRSMNEVAHATVCFSRAWKEGMYGVSAFWVNPEQVKKSAPSGEFLPKGSFTIEGQRNFIKSDTLKLAVGIIPQDDDYVLTCGPPDPIKKKSICYAIIEPHGLELVDVAKKIRIEFLKMYEDIVKKINLDEFVRVLPSGKSQIKEISIGDLDIEKFTDSELD, encoded by the coding sequence ATGACATTATCGGGCATAGAACTACGGTATTTAGTAAATCAGATTTCAGAACAAGTTCAGGATTATTACATTAGCAACATTTACGGAATTACAAAGGACAGCATTCTCTTCAAGCTTCATCATACTGAAAAAAGTGATCTGTTCATGATGATTTCAACTTCAGGAGTGTGGCTGACCAAAGTAAAAATCGATCAAATGGAACCAAATAGATTGCTCAAAAGACTACGAAGTGATCTACTTCGATTGAAATTAAAAAAAATAGAACAAATAGGTGCAGAAAGAATTGCATATTTTACATTTGAAGGATTTGGAAAAGAATTTGTTCTAGTAGGGGAATTTTTTGGAGATGGAAATATTTTGCTCTGCAACAATGATATGAAGATTTTAGCATTGCAGCATTCAATAGAAGTCAGACATAGAAAACTTAGTGTAGGATTAGATTATGTACAACCACCTACTAGTGGAACAGATATTTTTAACATATCCGAATCAGACTTTGAAGATCTTAAAACCACTGATTTAGTTTGTGCAAAATGGTTTGGTAGAACCTTGGGTTTACCAAAAAAATATGTTGAAGGAATTTTTGAGATTTCAAATGTTGATGGTAAAAAAATCGGTAATTTGTTAACTGCTGAAGAGACAAAGAGAATTTTTGATACAACAAAAAAAATTGTTTCAGATATTGTATCAGGAAATCATGATCCAATTATTGTTAGAAATGGAAAAGCTGAAGTCCTTCCAGTAAGATTAGGAAAAATGGAAGGCGAAGTAATTAAGGCAAATAGCTTCATAGAAGGATTAGATACTGTTTTTACTGAAAACATTGTTGAGAAAGGAAAATCAATTCAGTCAAGCGGATCTGATAAAAAAATAAAAGAACTGGAAACTCAGATTTCAGAGCAAGAAAAAGCAATCGAGACAGTAAAAGAAAGATCAAAAAACATTACAAATGTAGCAAATTCCCTTTTTGAAATGGTCTCACATGGAATTGTATCAATTGAAGACAATTCTGCTCATAAGATTTTAGCTAATAATAATGCAAAATTAATTACTGAAAAAGGGATTCCATTAATTGTAATTCAGGATGAAAAAATAAAGATCAACACCAAAGCTCCTCTTCAATCTATTGCATCCGTACTATTTAATGAAGCCAAAAAACAATCAGGTGCAATCAAATCAATCCAGGAAATCAAAGAACGAACAATGAAAAAATTGGAAAAATTACAAAACAAAACAGAATCTGAAAAAGACATCACTGTGATTTCAGAAATTAGGAAAAAAAATTGGTATGAAAGGTATAGGTGGTTCTTTACATCTGATGATTTACTTGCTATTGGTGGAAGAGATGCAGCATCAAATTCTGCAGTAGTTAGAAAGCACTTGGTAAAAAATGACAAGATATTTCATGGGGATATTTTTGGTTCTCCATTCTTCATCCTTAAAGAAGCACAAAATGCTCCAGATAGAAGTATGAATGAAGTTGCTCATGCCACTGTATGTTTCAGTCGTGCTTGGAAAGAAGGAATGTATGGTGTGAGTGCCTTTTGGGTAAATCCAGAACAAGTAAAAAAATCAGCCCCAAGCGGAGAGTTTCTTCCAAAAGGTTCCTTTACAATAGAAGGGCAAAGAAATTTTATCAAATCAGATACTCTCAAGTTAGCTGTAGGAATTATTCCTCAAGATGATGATTATGTGTTAACGTGTGGTCCCCCAGATCCAATCAAGAAAAAATCTATTTGTTACGCAATAATTGAACCACATGGATTAGAATTAGTGGATGTTGCAAAGAAAATTCGAATAGAGTTTTTAAAAATGTATGAAGACATCGTGAAGAAAATCAATCTTGACGAGTTTGTTCGTGTCTTACCCTCCGGTAAAAGTCAGATAAAGGAAATTAGTATTGGAGATCTAGATATAGAAAAATTCACTGATTCTGAATTGGATTAG
- a CDS encoding glycosyltransferase codes for MALETRNANKPQVSIIIPTYNESQNILNVLKSIGDIIPKNIFTEAIVVDDNSPDGTGKIVEDYLKNVKKIAGYTVNVIHRTAKNGLSSAILSGIQRATGDTIVVMDSDLSHPPQIIPKMIETLRHYQCDMVVASRYITGGKINGWNKKRKLLSKIATMIAKKGLGVKTNDPMSGFFAFRKGILKGLNFDAIGYKILLEILVKKRGLDIKEIPYTFQNRTLGSSKLDFPIIIDYVKSVWKLYRSGKPEENNEKRKSVKFFSKAGRFYTIGATGFAINYIISLMFSGGLTEIWYLHANILGIITSMTSNFVLNKWWTFGDRDFSFKKTISQFSKFIMFSSFGALIQLGVVFSLVDNYDWMYTTALGVGVLTGAFSNFILNKKWTFKDKLW; via the coding sequence ATGGCTCTTGAAACTAGGAACGCAAACAAGCCTCAAGTTTCAATAATTATTCCAACCTATAACGAATCACAAAATATCCTAAATGTCTTAAAATCTATCGGAGATATTATTCCAAAAAATATTTTTACAGAAGCAATTGTTGTTGATGATAATTCTCCTGATGGAACAGGCAAAATTGTAGAAGATTATTTGAAAAATGTTAAAAAAATTGCTGGATACACAGTAAATGTCATTCATAGAACGGCAAAAAATGGGTTGAGTTCAGCTATTCTTAGTGGAATACAACGAGCAACCGGCGATACAATTGTTGTAATGGATAGTGATCTCTCTCATCCTCCACAAATAATTCCTAAAATGATTGAAACACTAAGACATTATCAATGCGATATGGTGGTCGCATCTCGATATATTACTGGCGGTAAAATTAACGGATGGAACAAAAAACGAAAGTTGTTAAGTAAAATTGCAACAATGATTGCAAAAAAAGGTCTTGGGGTTAAAACAAATGATCCAATGTCCGGGTTTTTTGCATTTAGAAAAGGTATTCTGAAAGGATTGAATTTTGACGCAATTGGTTACAAAATACTCTTAGAAATTCTAGTTAAGAAAAGAGGACTTGATATCAAAGAAATACCATATACATTTCAAAACAGAACATTAGGTTCGAGCAAATTAGATTTTCCTATAATCATTGATTATGTTAAATCTGTTTGGAAACTATACCGTTCAGGTAAACCAGAAGAAAATAATGAAAAAAGAAAATCTGTAAAATTCTTCTCTAAGGCAGGAAGATTTTATACCATTGGGGCAACAGGTTTTGCAATAAACTATATCATTTCATTGATGTTTTCTGGTGGGCTAACAGAGATTTGGTATCTACATGCAAATATTTTGGGAATAATAACGTCAATGACATCAAATTTTGTCTTGAACAAGTGGTGGACATTTGGTGATAGAGATTTTTCTTTTAAGAAAACAATTTCACAGTTTTCAAAATTCATCATGTTCAGTTCGTTTGGTGCATTAATACAACTTGGTGTTGTATTTTCATTGGTCGATAATTATGATTGGATGTATACAACTGCATTGGGTGTTGGGGTCTTAACTGGAGCTTTTAGTAATTTCATTTTGAATAAAAAATGGACATTCAAAGATAAACTATGGTAA
- a CDS encoding aconitase X, giving the protein MELTREEESALKGEQGEIMQMAYRILIATGEATDAEKLIPIEWAHLSGVNYNTIGDAGEEFLSSISKDARVTVKTTLNPMGFDIDNVINYGLDENFILKQLSIRKSYETMGVIPSFSCIPYEIFEIPKDGTQVAFAESNAAIHANSYDNLKTNKESAFSALASALVGKSPYSSIRKDDTPNVTINMKIKNPNELTYGMLGFFAGKVGDTSVNISGLAEMDNRQCKAMCGGMGTSGTCAKFIFSDGDSDCEKIDFDEKEMQNVHDELNTAEKGDMITLGSPQLGLDEISDLTNMLKGRSFQKRCMVFCPRTVKEQARKIGYTTELERAGCEILSDCCTCLTPLINKDNVDSVTTNSIKGAFYLKNSNGVDVNLKSLSQIIQDETR; this is encoded by the coding sequence TTGGAATTAACTAGAGAAGAAGAATCTGCATTAAAAGGCGAGCAAGGGGAAATTATGCAGATGGCATATAGAATTTTAATTGCAACAGGAGAGGCGACAGATGCAGAAAAATTAATTCCAATAGAATGGGCACACCTTTCAGGCGTAAATTATAATACAATTGGGGATGCCGGAGAAGAATTTCTGTCAAGTATTAGCAAAGACGCACGAGTCACCGTAAAAACTACCCTTAATCCAATGGGATTTGATATTGACAATGTAATAAACTATGGATTAGACGAAAATTTTATCTTAAAGCAACTATCAATTAGAAAATCATATGAGACAATGGGTGTAATCCCTTCTTTCTCGTGCATTCCTTATGAAATTTTTGAGATTCCAAAAGATGGGACTCAAGTTGCATTTGCAGAAAGTAATGCAGCAATTCATGCAAATTCATATGATAATCTCAAAACAAACAAAGAAAGTGCATTCAGTGCACTAGCTAGTGCGTTAGTTGGAAAAAGTCCTTATTCTTCAATAAGAAAAGACGACACTCCAAATGTTACAATTAACATGAAGATAAAAAATCCAAACGAACTGACATATGGAATGCTAGGATTCTTTGCAGGAAAAGTTGGAGATACATCTGTAAATATTTCAGGACTCGCTGAAATGGATAACAGACAATGCAAAGCAATGTGTGGTGGAATGGGTACATCAGGAACTTGTGCCAAATTCATTTTCAGTGATGGTGATTCTGATTGTGAAAAAATAGATTTTGATGAAAAAGAGATGCAAAATGTACATGATGAGCTAAACACTGCTGAAAAAGGTGACATGATTACACTTGGCAGTCCTCAATTGGGATTGGATGAAATTTCTGATCTTACAAATATGCTAAAGGGAAGATCTTTTCAAAAGAGATGTATGGTTTTTTGTCCGAGGACCGTAAAAGAGCAAGCAAGAAAAATTGGATACACAACAGAACTTGAACGTGCTGGATGCGAAATTCTCTCTGATTGTTGTACATGTTTGACTCCGTTGATTAACAAAGATAATGTTGATTCTGTTACGACAAATAGTATCAAGGGTGCATTTTATCTTAAAAACTCCAACGGTGTAGATGTAAATCTGAAATCCTTATCACAAATAATTCAAGATGAAACAAGATGA
- a CDS encoding glutamate racemase, whose product MVKIAVFDSGLGSLSIIKPIQKQMKCDIIYFADTKNFPYGKKPIKELKSITLKTISSIQNSFAPKLIVIGSNTLSLTLDSHSNNIFTVLPPINEAKAISKSKSIAILATESIVKSKLLDNYIKSLKINNIKIIKINASALVDLVESGKFYSNPELCKNMIKKILSLTFLKNNVDVVTLSSTHLPFLLKFFKKIFPNIVFLDPSESLAINLKQHYADPNKKRNSLQIFTSGSIKLLEKKLSYMNINNKISKFSIQ is encoded by the coding sequence ATGGTAAAAATTGCTGTATTTGATTCTGGTTTAGGTTCATTATCCATCATAAAACCTATTCAAAAACAAATGAAGTGCGACATAATTTACTTTGCTGACACAAAAAACTTTCCTTATGGAAAAAAACCTATTAAAGAATTAAAAAGCATTACATTAAAAACAATTTCATCAATTCAAAATTCTTTTGCGCCTAAGTTAATTGTTATTGGTTCAAACACTCTATCACTCACATTAGATTCACATTCAAATAATATTTTTACCGTATTGCCACCAATAAATGAAGCAAAAGCAATTTCAAAATCAAAATCTATCGCAATATTGGCAACAGAATCAATTGTAAAAAGTAAACTACTTGATAATTATATCAAAAGCTTGAAAATAAATAACATCAAAATTATTAAAATAAATGCATCTGCACTAGTTGACTTGGTAGAATCTGGTAAGTTTTATTCAAATCCTGAATTATGTAAGAACATGATTAAAAAAATTCTAAGTTTGACATTTCTTAAAAACAACGTGGATGTAGTTACGTTATCTAGCACACACTTGCCATTTCTTTTGAAATTCTTTAAAAAGATATTTCCTAATATTGTCTTTCTTGATCCTAGTGAGTCATTAGCTATTAATTTAAAACAACATTATGCTGATCCTAACAAAAAAAGAAATTCACTACAAATTTTTACCTCTGGCAGTATTAAATTACTTGAAAAAAAACTTAGTTATATGAATATTAACAATAAAATTTCAAAATTTTCAATTCAATAG
- the cobM gene encoding precorrin-4 C(11)-methyltransferase, whose product MSDVFFVGCGPGDPELITIKAKKLIQKADVVVYSGSLIPEPILNLCKKGNLFDAAKLVREEIFDLLYKNAKKGKLVVRLHDGDPSIYGAIKEQIDNLEKNGINSVVVPGVTAFLASAAALGTQLTLPGVTQTIIVTRAESRTKVPKRESISELAKHKATLIFYLSVHLLSKLVKEAIEGGYKKTTPVAVVYRASWEDQKIVKGTLEDIAKKVKDEKITRTAIVIISDVIDPESYEYSKLYDKNFSHGYRKKK is encoded by the coding sequence GTGTCTGATGTATTCTTTGTAGGCTGTGGTCCCGGTGATCCTGAACTAATCACAATAAAGGCAAAAAAACTGATTCAAAAAGCAGACGTCGTAGTTTATTCTGGCTCTTTAATTCCTGAACCTATCTTGAATCTTTGCAAAAAGGGAAATCTTTTTGATGCTGCAAAACTGGTGAGAGAGGAAATTTTTGACTTGCTGTACAAGAATGCAAAAAAAGGCAAACTTGTTGTCAGATTGCATGATGGTGATCCTTCAATTTATGGTGCGATAAAGGAACAGATTGACAATCTTGAGAAAAACGGAATAAACTCTGTAGTTGTTCCAGGCGTAACTGCATTTTTAGCCTCAGCTGCAGCACTTGGAACTCAATTGACACTTCCCGGTGTAACTCAGACAATCATAGTTACCAGGGCAGAATCTCGAACCAAAGTACCCAAACGCGAAAGCATCTCTGAACTTGCAAAACACAAAGCTACGTTGATCTTTTATCTTAGTGTCCATCTACTTTCTAAATTAGTTAAAGAAGCAATTGAAGGCGGATACAAAAAAACTACACCCGTTGCAGTAGTGTACAGAGCAAGCTGGGAAGATCAAAAGATTGTCAAGGGAACTCTGGAAGATATTGCAAAAAAAGTCAAAGATGAAAAAATTACTCGAACCGCAATTGTGATTATTAGTGATGTAATTGATCCTGAATCATACGAATATTCAAAACTGTATGACAAAAACTTTAGCCATGGCTATAGAAAGAAAAAATAA